Proteins from one Clostridium cellulovorans 743B genomic window:
- the mgrA gene encoding L-glyceraldehyde 3-phosphate reductase encodes MTYIPNEKRYDTMIYNRCGRSGLKLPAISLGLWHNFGGKDVFENSRELIRTAFDLGITHFDLANNYGPPYGSAEETFAKILKKDFQGYRDELVISTKAGYDMWPGPYGDFGSRKYLISSLDQSLKRMELDYVDIFYHHRPDPETPIEETMLALDHIVRQGKALYVGLSNYNADQTKEAVKILKELKTPIIIHQPSYSIVDRWIEGGLQDVLKEEEVGTIAFLPLAQGTLTDKYLNGIPKDSRAFNANSRFLHEKDITENRINLAKELNEVAKERNQSLAQMSLAWVLRKGIVTSALIGASKVTQIEENVKALDNLDFTENELRRIDEITNKYR; translated from the coding sequence ATGACTTATATTCCAAATGAGAAGAGATATGACACAATGATATATAATAGATGTGGAAGAAGCGGATTAAAGCTTCCGGCTATATCTTTAGGGCTTTGGCATAATTTTGGTGGTAAAGATGTATTCGAGAATAGTAGAGAATTAATAAGAACAGCTTTCGATTTAGGGATAACACATTTTGATTTAGCAAATAATTATGGACCTCCATATGGAAGTGCAGAAGAAACCTTTGCTAAAATACTAAAGAAAGATTTTCAAGGTTATAGGGATGAACTTGTTATATCTACTAAGGCTGGGTATGATATGTGGCCAGGACCATATGGTGATTTCGGATCAAGAAAATATTTGATTTCTAGCTTAGACCAAAGTCTAAAAAGAATGGAATTAGATTATGTTGATATCTTTTATCATCATAGACCTGACCCTGAAACTCCAATTGAAGAAACTATGCTTGCTCTTGACCATATTGTTAGACAGGGAAAAGCTTTATATGTAGGATTATCAAATTACAATGCAGATCAAACAAAAGAAGCAGTAAAGATTCTAAAGGAATTGAAGACCCCAATAATTATTCATCAACCATCATATTCTATAGTAGATAGATGGATTGAAGGCGGGTTACAAGACGTGTTAAAAGAAGAAGAGGTTGGAACTATAGCATTTCTTCCATTAGCTCAAGGAACCTTGACGGATAAATATCTAAATGGTATTCCTAAGGATTCAAGAGCATTTAATGCGAACTCTAGGTTTTTGCATGAGAAAGATATAACAGAGAATAGAATAAATCTTGCAAAAGAGCTTAATGAGGTAGCAAAAGAGAGAAATCAATCTCTTGCTCAGATGTCATTGGCATGGGTGTTGAGAAAAGGAATTGTTACTTCTGCATTAATTGGTGCAAGTAAAGTAACTCAGATAGAAGAAAACGTAAAAGCACTTGATAACTTAGATTTTACTGAAAATGAATTAAGAAGAATAGATGAAATAACAAATAAATATAGGTAA
- the ytvI gene encoding sporulation integral membrane protein YtvI: MDEKYTIDFTKLKKFLIVLILLFLGLFILFKSMYYLAPFVVALILSLMIEPFVKFLGDTLKLKRAISSAIGVLMVLSVFGGLLALIISKLVRELISLSDVLPDLIKNAYENIMAINSDSFFDKWLPKKISYDFSNITDTLYSSLSSFANPLAKGIFSTASALPNMFIFLIVMVIGTYFISSSKHDIINLINKHLPKTWLSSLNKSKDGVFSSLSRLLKGYLIILTITFIELLIGFNIIGVKYASALALIISVFDILPLIGSGLFLIPWAIYSVITGATTLGIRLFILYIVILIIRQLIEPKIIGAQIGLHPLATLISMYTGFSLLGGAGIFLGPIILLITKAVLSTIYRGLTFKEIFLKCESTDNKTKTQT, from the coding sequence ATGGACGAAAAATATACAATAGATTTTACTAAACTAAAGAAGTTTTTAATAGTACTCATCTTATTATTCTTAGGCTTATTTATATTGTTTAAGTCTATGTATTATTTAGCTCCCTTTGTGGTAGCATTAATACTTTCATTAATGATTGAGCCTTTTGTTAAGTTCTTAGGCGATACCTTAAAACTAAAAAGAGCCATATCATCTGCAATCGGAGTCCTTATGGTATTATCAGTATTTGGTGGACTTTTGGCTCTAATTATCTCTAAACTTGTAAGAGAACTAATTTCATTATCAGATGTCCTTCCAGACCTCATCAAAAATGCATATGAGAATATAATGGCTATAAATTCTGATAGCTTCTTTGACAAGTGGCTGCCAAAGAAAATTTCATATGACTTTAGTAATATTACCGACACACTATATTCATCACTATCTAGTTTTGCTAACCCCTTAGCAAAAGGTATTTTTAGTACTGCATCAGCGTTACCTAATATGTTTATATTCCTTATCGTTATGGTGATTGGAACTTATTTTATTTCTAGTAGCAAACATGATATTATTAATCTTATTAACAAGCATTTACCTAAAACTTGGTTATCAAGTCTTAACAAATCAAAAGATGGTGTATTTAGCTCATTAAGTAGGCTATTAAAGGGATATTTAATTATACTTACTATAACTTTTATCGAATTGCTTATAGGCTTTAACATAATAGGCGTAAAATATGCCTCTGCTCTTGCATTAATAATAAGTGTATTCGATATACTACCATTGATAGGATCAGGACTTTTTTTGATACCTTGGGCTATTTATAGCGTCATAACAGGGGCTACAACTCTTGGAATTAGACTTTTTATACTTTATATTGTAATACTCATAATTAGACAACTTATAGAACCTAAAATTATCGGTGCTCAAATAGGTCTACATCCGCTAGCTACATTGATAAGTATGTATACAGGATTTAGTCTCTTAGGCGGCGCAGGCATCTTCTTAGGCCCTATAATTCTCCTTATCACAAAAGCGGTTCTATCTACAATATATAGAGGGTTAACTTTCAAAGAGATTTTCTTGAAATGTGAATCTACTGATAATAAAACAAAAACTCAAACCTAA
- a CDS encoding ABC transporter ATP-binding protein, with protein MARNKFDVDEELESEFNLKHLKRLFTYIRPYRKTMFFTVLLMVLSNMATLLGPYLVKIAMDDKIPAGDVKGLIKLAVIFLLSLLVIALCMKYRIRTMNRVGQSILVTLRRDLFTHLQKLPFTFYDSRPHGKILVRVVNYVNSLSDILSNGLVNLVTDIVSLFIALGFMLIINPKLTMVCMIGVPILLIIVILLKNAQRKAFQLLSSKQSNMNAYIHESIAGIRITQSFAREEENLKIFRDVCNQYRTSWLNAVKIQFLLWPTVENVSTITASMVYGYGIFVLGVGVNQGVTVGVLIAFIAYLWRFWNPIITICNFYNALINAVAYLERIFETMDIEPEIVDAKDAYELPIVKGKVDFNDVLFRYEDDKEILKGINFSVNPGDSIALVGPTGAGKTTIISLLSRFYDVSAGEILIDGHDISKVTLNSLRTQMGVMLQDTFIFAGTIMDNIRYGKLDATDEEVIEAAKAVRAHDFIIELKDGYNTEVNERGSRLSAGQRQLISFARALLADPRILILDEATSSIDTKTELALQEGLQRLLKGRTSFIIAHRLSTIKNSTKIMYVNDGVIAEAGNHDELMEQQGYYYHLYNSQFAVLKAV; from the coding sequence ATGGCAAGAAACAAATTTGACGTAGATGAAGAATTAGAAAGTGAATTTAATCTAAAACACTTAAAAAGATTATTTACTTATATAAGACCCTATAGAAAAACGATGTTTTTTACTGTGCTATTGATGGTGTTATCAAATATGGCTACATTACTTGGGCCATATTTAGTGAAGATTGCTATGGATGATAAAATTCCAGCAGGAGATGTTAAGGGACTAATAAAGCTTGCAGTTATATTTTTGTTATCTTTATTAGTGATAGCTTTATGTATGAAATATAGAATAAGGACTATGAATAGAGTTGGACAAAGTATACTTGTAACTTTGAGGAGAGACTTATTTACTCACCTGCAGAAGTTGCCATTTACCTTTTATGATAGTAGACCTCATGGAAAAATATTAGTTAGAGTTGTTAACTATGTTAACTCCTTAAGTGATATATTATCTAATGGATTAGTGAATTTAGTTACAGACATAGTAAGTTTGTTTATTGCTTTAGGTTTTATGTTGATTATTAATCCAAAACTTACAATGGTTTGCATGATTGGAGTACCTATATTACTTATAATAGTCATTTTACTGAAAAATGCTCAGAGAAAGGCATTCCAGTTATTGAGTAGCAAACAATCAAATATGAATGCGTATATCCATGAAAGTATTGCAGGTATCAGAATCACTCAATCCTTTGCGAGAGAAGAAGAAAACTTAAAAATCTTTAGAGATGTTTGTAATCAATATAGAACATCTTGGTTAAATGCAGTTAAGATACAATTTCTTCTTTGGCCAACAGTAGAAAATGTTTCAACTATTACGGCTTCAATGGTATATGGCTATGGTATTTTTGTTTTAGGAGTAGGTGTTAACCAAGGGGTTACAGTAGGTGTTCTAATTGCTTTTATAGCATATCTTTGGAGGTTCTGGAATCCTATAATAACTATATGTAACTTCTACAATGCATTGATAAATGCAGTAGCATATCTTGAAAGAATCTTTGAAACCATGGATATAGAGCCAGAAATTGTAGATGCTAAGGATGCTTATGAATTACCAATTGTAAAAGGTAAAGTTGATTTTAATGATGTATTGTTTAGATATGAAGATGATAAGGAAATACTTAAGGGTATTAATTTTTCAGTAAATCCAGGAGACAGTATTGCATTAGTTGGTCCAACTGGAGCAGGAAAAACTACTATTATAAGTTTGCTAAGCCGTTTTTATGATGTTTCAGCTGGTGAAATATTAATAGATGGCCATGACATAAGTAAGGTTACATTGAATTCTTTAAGAACTCAAATGGGGGTAATGCTTCAAGATACATTTATTTTTGCTGGAACTATAATGGACAATATTAGATATGGAAAATTAGATGCTACAGATGAAGAAGTAATTGAAGCAGCAAAAGCTGTTAGGGCTCATGATTTCATAATAGAGCTAAAGGATGGTTATAATACAGAAGTAAATGAGCGAGGAAGTAGGCTTTCAGCAGGGCAAAGACAACTGATTTCTTTCGCCAGAGCATTGCTTGCTGATCCAAGAATTTTAATTCTTGATGAAGCAACTTCTAGTATAGATACAAAAACAGAATTAGCACTTCAAGAAGGACTACAAAGGTTGCTTAAGGGAAGAACTTCATTTATTATTGCACATAGATTATCAACAATTAAAAATTCAACAAAGATAATGTATGTTAATGATGGGGTAATAGCAGAAGCAGGAAATCATGACGAGTTAATGGAACAACAAGGTTATTATTATCATTTATACAATTCACAATTTGCTGTGTTAAAAGCAGTGTAA
- a CDS encoding Ig-like domain-containing protein has translation MIRKSKAMIIAVICAIGTATFVSYDANNIAVAEVSSVKAMVAQLSPIVFIDQPTDGIQMGKKDFTVSGWSLSSSGVKDVKVYINNVLVGNAIINGARPDVAKVYPGYPGSDKSGYSFVVSKDKLVKGINEVKVISTGNDGVATTRKISMNVPSLSNLVCVDTPINNSTVSNDKITIAGWALAQEGVEAVNVFVNGDFVGKAAYGMSRADVAKAFPLYDDSNNSGYSIEIPKSKFLGSTGVIDVEVVSKDKKTSRTQVKLNVKDNFRITTIDIPAINSIIQNQNVFVGGWAINPSGLQKVTISLNGKILGDATMVARPDVAKVYPNYKGVSNSGFNYSINKSLLLEGNNVITVEAIGVDGTKVSKNTNITYKAPVALTCIDLPYENSKINNTDFVVSGWALNPDGVKEVKVYVDGKYIKSATLGLSRPDVEKVNPGYINGANSGYKLVIDRNIISPGAHTVTVEAIGNTGILGKATRNITMNKPSSYIVADNFSGGINYNRSFNIVGWALSPSGVKAVNVYVDGNLFNTTKPSISRPDVDAAFPGYVGGTTSGYSLYFDINKVARGIRQITLEAIGNDGTITKREYKLTVNKPDGQTFIDTPINNQLVSSSSITVSGWALNATGISSVQIYLDNQLKANATVGLSRPDVGAAFASKNYTDANISGYSATLDTTGVLVGDHIIKVVAIGKDGTSCAVERTIASKGKVVFTNYANTLDYYVNLQVAKKPPIWLSSGSRPATRTEIYNEMNPNTSINDPNAVFMFMKLNFTEGINADNLNKTLTTAGVLQGKGQAFLNGGRAFNVNPIYLVSHALLETGYGKSQLSIGTTITEIADLNSPVYETFLENGVKKEYLVGYKMIKLPAPVTVYNMYGIGAFDDMPHFPNRPLITGTTAAYKNGWTTVDAAITGGAKWIGDGYINDPTFNQNTLYKMRWDFAKNWHQYATDVLWARKQTYNIAKLVNQMDNPVLEFDIPRFK, from the coding sequence ATGATAAGAAAGAGCAAGGCTATGATAATAGCCGTCATATGTGCGATAGGGACTGCTACATTTGTTAGTTATGATGCTAATAATATAGCTGTTGCAGAGGTAAGTTCAGTAAAGGCTATGGTTGCACAACTTAGTCCAATAGTTTTTATAGATCAACCTACTGATGGAATACAAATGGGTAAAAAGGATTTTACTGTATCAGGTTGGAGCTTAAGTAGTTCAGGGGTAAAAGATGTTAAGGTATATATTAATAACGTACTAGTTGGGAATGCTATAATTAATGGTGCAAGACCTGATGTTGCTAAGGTATATCCAGGATATCCAGGGTCAGATAAATCTGGATATTCTTTTGTTGTCTCTAAAGACAAGCTTGTTAAAGGAATAAACGAAGTCAAGGTGATTTCAACTGGAAATGATGGCGTTGCAACTACAAGAAAGATTTCGATGAATGTTCCAAGTTTATCAAATTTAGTATGTGTAGATACACCAATTAATAATAGTACGGTTTCAAATGATAAAATAACTATCGCTGGATGGGCATTAGCACAGGAAGGAGTAGAAGCTGTTAACGTTTTTGTTAATGGTGACTTCGTAGGTAAGGCTGCTTATGGGATGTCTAGAGCAGATGTAGCTAAAGCTTTTCCTTTATATGATGATAGTAATAATTCAGGATATAGTATAGAAATACCTAAAAGTAAGTTTTTAGGAAGTACAGGTGTAATTGATGTGGAAGTTGTTTCTAAAGATAAAAAGACATCTAGAACACAAGTTAAACTAAATGTTAAGGATAACTTTAGAATTACAACTATTGATATACCAGCGATTAACTCAATAATTCAAAATCAAAATGTATTTGTTGGAGGATGGGCTATTAATCCATCTGGACTACAAAAAGTTACTATATCATTAAATGGGAAAATTCTTGGCGATGCTACAATGGTAGCTAGGCCAGATGTAGCTAAGGTTTATCCTAATTATAAGGGTGTAAGTAATAGTGGATTTAATTATTCAATTAATAAAAGCTTACTTCTTGAAGGAAACAATGTAATAACTGTAGAAGCTATTGGTGTTGATGGAACTAAGGTTTCCAAGAATACCAATATAACTTACAAAGCACCTGTAGCATTAACATGCATTGATTTACCATATGAAAATTCAAAAATCAATAATACAGACTTTGTGGTAAGTGGATGGGCACTAAATCCAGACGGTGTTAAAGAGGTTAAAGTATATGTTGATGGGAAATATATTAAAAGTGCTACGTTAGGTTTATCAAGACCAGACGTTGAAAAAGTTAATCCAGGTTATATTAATGGAGCAAATTCAGGGTATAAGTTAGTTATTGATAGGAATATTATAAGTCCAGGTGCTCACACAGTAACTGTTGAAGCTATCGGCAATACAGGTATTTTAGGAAAAGCCACTAGAAATATTACAATGAATAAGCCAAGCTCCTATATTGTGGCAGATAATTTTAGTGGTGGAATAAACTATAATAGAAGTTTTAATATAGTAGGATGGGCGTTGAGTCCAAGTGGAGTAAAAGCTGTTAATGTTTATGTAGATGGTAATTTATTTAATACAACAAAACCATCAATTTCAAGACCAGACGTAGATGCAGCGTTCCCAGGATATGTAGGGGGAACTACTTCAGGATATAGTTTATATTTTGATATAAATAAAGTAGCAAGAGGAATTAGACAAATTACGCTAGAAGCTATAGGAAATGATGGGACAATAACAAAACGTGAGTATAAACTAACAGTTAACAAGCCTGATGGACAAACCTTTATAGATACACCTATTAATAATCAATTAGTATCATCATCAAGTATTACAGTAAGTGGATGGGCATTAAATGCCACAGGTATTTCATCAGTTCAAATATATCTGGATAATCAGTTAAAGGCAAATGCAACTGTCGGATTATCAAGGCCAGATGTAGGGGCAGCTTTTGCTAGCAAAAATTACACGGACGCTAATATAAGTGGATATTCTGCAACTCTTGATACTACTGGTGTTTTAGTTGGAGATCATATCATTAAGGTTGTTGCTATTGGTAAGGATGGGACAAGCTGTGCGGTAGAGAGAACTATCGCATCTAAAGGAAAAGTAGTTTTTACAAACTACGCTAATACATTAGATTATTATGTAAACCTTCAAGTAGCAAAGAAGCCACCTATATGGCTATCAAGCGGGTCAAGACCAGCTACAAGAACTGAGATATATAATGAAATGAATCCTAACACATCAATAAATGATCCTAATGCTGTATTTATGTTTATGAAACTTAATTTTACAGAAGGAATAAATGCAGATAATTTGAATAAAACATTAACTACAGCTGGAGTACTTCAAGGAAAAGGACAAGCTTTTTTAAATGGTGGTAGAGCATTTAATGTAAATCCTATTTATTTAGTATCTCATGCATTATTAGAAACTGGGTATGGAAAGTCTCAACTATCTATTGGAACTACTATAACAGAGATAGCAGATTTAAATAGCCCTGTTTATGAAACTTTTTTAGAAAATGGTGTAAAAAAGGAATATCTTGTTGGTTATAAAATGATTAAATTGCCTGCACCAGTGACTGTATATAATATGTATGGGATTGGCGCTTTTGATGATATGCCTCATTTCCCTAATAGACCATTGATTACTGGAACAACGGCAGCATATAAAAATGGATGGACTACTGTGGATGCTGCAATAACAGGGGGAGCTAAGTGGATTGGAGATGGATATATTAATGATCCAACTTTTAACCAAAACACACTATACAAAATGAGATGGGATTTTGCAAAAAATTGGCATCAATATGCTACAGATGTATTGTGGGCTAGAAAGCAGACGTATAATATTGCTAAATTGGTAAATCAAATGGATAATCCGGTTTTAGAGTTTGATATTCCGAGATTTAAGTAA
- a CDS encoding sensor histidine kinase, protein MENLYQNLLIFFSYGAIVAGFIDFNNTYPKKYIDYISKGHICTLITIFLNFLCILLKDNSFLLSIKAIGFIIGYLFITLAILEINKLKKPKGSWIFVVAVLLIDVIACMLGEKDISIFIHKAVFITISIAIATYVFKQDTKRMANNIIGIAILAFAILQVSHGFLELGFNMSIIYEDEGIYLAQLMLFSQVVMITAVNEDKMQYNNKLLGLQNEVNLNMKKLVEAYEKNKVEADFMTNISHEIRTPVNILYSSLQLFEIKIKQREIDKESVINEYTEIMKKNCSRLIKLVNNLIDSSKIESGFIKIRLRNYEIVSIIEDITLSAVAYAERKNIELIFDTKFEELNIVCDKEKIERIMLNLLSNAIKYTDDGGKIQVFLDKNQDEIIVSVEDNGVGISKNMQEQVFARFSQGDNCKRDIEGSGIGLSLTKAMVEMHGGRIWVESIEWEGSKFSFSIPIIESEETNVSDSKEIDSQKLDIELSDIYLDNNFLKSNNR, encoded by the coding sequence ATGGAAAATTTATATCAAAATTTACTTATCTTTTTCTCTTATGGAGCGATAGTAGCAGGTTTCATAGACTTCAATAATACATATCCCAAAAAGTATATTGATTATATTTCAAAAGGACATATTTGTACTCTCATTACTATTTTTCTTAATTTTTTATGTATACTTTTAAAAGATAATAGCTTTCTATTATCAATAAAGGCTATTGGTTTTATAATTGGTTACTTATTTATTACACTAGCTATTCTTGAAATTAATAAGTTAAAAAAACCTAAAGGTAGTTGGATTTTCGTAGTAGCAGTATTATTAATTGATGTTATTGCTTGTATGTTGGGTGAAAAAGATATAAGTATTTTTATACATAAGGCCGTATTTATTACCATATCTATAGCTATAGCTACATATGTTTTTAAGCAGGATACAAAAAGAATGGCCAATAATATTATTGGCATAGCTATTTTAGCATTTGCTATTTTGCAGGTAAGTCATGGTTTTTTAGAATTAGGTTTTAATATGTCTATTATTTATGAAGATGAAGGCATATATTTGGCACAACTAATGTTATTTTCACAAGTAGTGATGATTACTGCAGTTAATGAAGATAAGATGCAATATAATAATAAACTTCTTGGACTTCAAAATGAAGTTAACTTAAATATGAAAAAATTAGTAGAAGCTTATGAAAAAAATAAAGTTGAGGCTGATTTTATGACTAATATTTCTCATGAAATAAGGACTCCCGTAAATATTTTATATAGTTCTCTTCAGCTATTCGAGATTAAGATAAAACAAAGAGAAATAGATAAGGAAAGTGTTATTAATGAATATACCGAAATAATGAAGAAGAATTGTTCTAGATTAATAAAGCTGGTAAATAACTTAATAGATTCTAGTAAGATAGAATCTGGCTTCATTAAAATTAGGCTAAGAAATTATGAGATAGTTAGTATAATTGAGGATATTACATTATCAGCTGTAGCTTATGCAGAAAGAAAAAATATAGAACTTATATTTGATACTAAATTTGAAGAACTTAATATAGTTTGTGACAAAGAGAAAATAGAGAGAATCATGCTAAACCTCTTATCTAATGCAATAAAGTATACTGATGATGGAGGTAAAATTCAGGTTTTTCTTGATAAAAATCAGGATGAGATTATTGTATCAGTTGAAGATAACGGAGTCGGTATTTCAAAAAATATGCAAGAGCAAGTTTTTGCAAGGTTTTCTCAAGGAGATAACTGTAAAAGGGATATTGAAGGTAGCGGAATTGGTTTATCTTTGACAAAGGCTATGGTAGAAATGCATGGTGGACGTATTTGGGTTGAAAGTATTGAATGGGAAGGATCGAAGTTTAGTTTTTCTATTCCTATTATTGAGTCAGAGGAAACTAATGTATCTGATTCAAAAGAAATTGACTCGCAAAAACTAGATATAGAACTTTCCGATATATATTTAGACAATAACTTTTTAAAGAGTAACAATAGATAA
- a CDS encoding ABC transporter ATP-binding protein, which produces MESFRWIWSYVNKYKFKFCFALIMVLVAAAMTMVNPYFSGKIVDEVIGEGKTNMLVPIIGIMIGVMLIKSIIRYTFQMLFEYVSQDAIYKLRDDLYIKLQSLDFEYFKQHRTGDIMARMTGDMDALRHFVAWVIYNIFENAMIFIFAVVMMGIINIKLTVALIIVTPVIGIIAYNMTSKVRPMFYHIRESFSRLNSFVEENISGNRVVKAFAKEGYEIEKFDKHNQDYMDKNIESAKLWEKYLPVLDFFAGSLSIIMMLVGGIMVINKSMTIGELVVFNGYLWALNNPMRMVGPLINDYQRFVASSYKIREMLSEEPNIKSEDEKDEIQEIKGQVDFKDVCFEYEDGPVLKNINFTAKPGQTVAILGPTGAGKSTLVNLICRFYDATSGNILIDKKDIKKWNLKSLRDNIAMSMQDVFLFSDTIEGNIAFGDPYVSFETIEKVSAMAGAHGFISQMPEGYDTIVGERGVGLSGGQKQRISLARALLKNPSILILDDTTSAVDMETEYEIQKQLDKVNKEKTTFIIAHRISSVKNADIILVLDNGKIVERGNHDELLRQKGYYHSVYVNQFGDFDKVKEVG; this is translated from the coding sequence ATGGAGAGTTTTAGATGGATATGGAGTTATGTTAATAAGTATAAGTTTAAATTTTGTTTTGCATTAATTATGGTTTTAGTAGCAGCAGCCATGACTATGGTAAATCCTTATTTTTCAGGAAAAATCGTTGATGAAGTTATAGGAGAAGGAAAAACTAATATGCTTGTTCCTATTATAGGTATTATGATTGGAGTAATGCTTATTAAGTCAATTATAAGATATACCTTTCAGATGTTATTTGAGTATGTTTCGCAAGATGCCATATATAAACTTAGAGATGATTTATATATAAAACTTCAAAGTTTAGACTTCGAATATTTTAAACAACATAGAACTGGTGATATAATGGCAAGAATGACTGGTGATATGGATGCACTTAGACATTTTGTTGCGTGGGTAATCTATAATATTTTTGAGAATGCGATGATATTTATTTTTGCTGTGGTGATGATGGGAATTATTAATATAAAACTTACAGTAGCATTAATTATAGTTACGCCTGTAATCGGGATTATAGCTTATAATATGACATCCAAGGTAAGACCTATGTTTTATCACATAAGGGAAAGTTTTTCAAGATTAAATTCTTTTGTAGAGGAAAATATAAGTGGAAATAGAGTTGTAAAGGCTTTTGCTAAGGAAGGGTATGAAATAGAAAAGTTTGATAAACATAACCAAGATTATATGGATAAGAACATAGAATCAGCAAAGTTATGGGAAAAATATCTTCCAGTACTAGATTTTTTTGCAGGTTCATTATCAATTATAATGATGCTTGTCGGTGGAATAATGGTTATAAATAAGTCAATGACTATTGGAGAGTTGGTTGTATTTAATGGATATTTATGGGCGTTAAATAACCCTATGCGTATGGTTGGTCCACTAATTAATGATTATCAAAGATTCGTAGCATCTTCTTATAAGATTAGAGAGATGCTTTCAGAAGAGCCAAATATAAAGAGTGAAGATGAAAAAGATGAGATACAAGAGATAAAAGGTCAAGTTGATTTTAAAGATGTTTGCTTTGAATATGAAGATGGTCCTGTATTAAAAAATATCAATTTTACTGCGAAACCAGGACAAACTGTTGCTATTTTAGGGCCAACAGGAGCAGGAAAATCTACATTAGTAAATTTAATATGTAGATTCTATGATGCAACGTCAGGAAATATACTTATAGATAAAAAAGATATTAAAAAGTGGAACTTAAAAAGTCTAAGAGATAATATAGCTATGTCAATGCAAGATGTTTTCTTATTTTCTGATACCATTGAAGGAAACATAGCTTTTGGAGATCCATATGTATCATTTGAAACTATTGAAAAAGTATCAGCGATGGCTGGAGCTCATGGATTCATATCACAAATGCCAGAAGGATATGACACGATAGTAGGTGAAAGAGGGGTTGGGCTTTCTGGTGGTCAAAAGCAAAGAATATCACTAGCTAGGGCACTTCTTAAGAATCCTTCTATATTAATTCTAGATGATACTACTTCTGCTGTAGATATGGAAACAGAATATGAAATTCAGAAGCAATTAGATAAAGTTAATAAAGAGAAGACTACTTTTATAATAGCGCATAGAATATCCTCAGTTAAAAATGCAGATATAATTTTAGTATTAGATAACGGAAAGATTGTTGAGAGAGGAAATCACGATGAGTTATTGAGACAAAAGGGATATTACCATAGTGTTTATGTAAATCAATTTGGTGATTTCGACAAGGTTAAGGAGGTGGGATAA
- a CDS encoding AraC family transcriptional regulator → MCQLGLNASNFNPEILFLIDHTMKGKVFKKYHHHDFIEISIVLSGEVFYNIENKVYKITKGDILIFNPGVNHNEMLEENMTVRELHIGLSNFAIEGFIKNTFPLPINSSILILDKYKDAFFRCCDEILLEQQDNFPGYDMVLKSLVMKLLVILLRETTFEDARKKGIKFSCEPSEKQNVVKAIISYMDEHYMNDISLSTISENMYMSPVYISKIFKEETGDSPINYLIKVRLNKAKALLDNGELTVKAVAKSVGYDDAYYFSKLFKKYFGYPPSKVKS, encoded by the coding sequence ATGTGTCAATTAGGTTTAAATGCTTCAAACTTTAATCCTGAGATATTGTTTTTAATTGACCATACAATGAAAGGTAAGGTTTTTAAGAAATATCATCATCATGATTTCATAGAAATAAGCATTGTTCTGTCAGGCGAAGTTTTTTATAACATTGAAAACAAAGTGTACAAGATTACCAAAGGTGACATTCTAATTTTTAATCCAGGAGTTAATCATAATGAAATGCTAGAAGAAAATATGACAGTAAGGGAGCTGCATATAGGGCTTAGTAATTTTGCTATAGAAGGTTTTATTAAAAATACCTTTCCCCTCCCTATCAATTCATCTATTTTAATTTTAGATAAATATAAAGATGCATTTTTCCGTTGTTGTGATGAAATTCTCCTAGAGCAACAAGATAATTTCCCGGGATATGATATGGTTTTAAAATCTTTGGTCATGAAGCTTCTTGTAATTCTTCTAAGAGAAACTACTTTTGAAGATGCTCGAAAAAAAGGAATTAAGTTTTCTTGTGAACCCTCTGAAAAACAAAATGTAGTAAAAGCTATAATTTCTTATATGGATGAACATTACATGAATGATATTTCACTATCAACAATATCTGAAAATATGTATATGAGCCCTGTATATATTTCTAAGATTTTTAAAGAAGAAACTGGTGACTCACCAATAAACTATCTAATAAAAGTAAGATTGAATAAGGCAAAAGCTCTTCTAGATAATGGTGAACTTACAGTAAAAGCCGTAGCAAAATCCGTAGGATATGATGATGCCTACTATTTTAGTAAATTATTTAAAAAATATTTTGGATATCCACCTTCAAAAGTAAAAAGTTAA